From Calliopsis andreniformis isolate RMS-2024a unplaced genomic scaffold, iyCalAndr_principal scaffold0203, whole genome shotgun sequence, one genomic window encodes:
- the LOC143187742 gene encoding LOW QUALITY PROTEIN: cytochrome c oxidase subunit 3-like (The sequence of the model RefSeq protein was modified relative to this genomic sequence to represent the inferred CDS: substituted 4 bases at 4 genomic stop codons): protein MREYAIRGRTFQGMHSYIVLDLIKLGIILFIISELFFFSSFFWAYLHSAISPSIEIGITXPPKDIIPFDPYDIPLLNTIILISSGFSVTXRHHALLESDIINSSTRLIYTVLLGIYFSVIQLIEYYQTSFTYNDRVYKCIFYISTGFHGTHVNIGIIFLISCLLRIHKDHFSKTHHFHFEAASXYXHFVDII, encoded by the exons atgagggaat atgcaATTCGTggaagaacatttcaaggaatgcactcatatatagtattagatttaataaaattaggaataattttatttattatttcagaattattttttttcagTTCCTTTTTTTGGGCATATCTACATTCAGCAATCTCCCCGTCAATTGAAATTGGGATAACCTGACCTCCTAAAGACATTATTCCCTTCGATCCATACGATATTCCCctattaaatacaatcattTTAATTTCATCAGGATTTTCAGTTACATGAAGACATCATGCTTTATTAGAAAGTGATATTATTAATTCATCCACTAGATTAATATATACAGTATTGTTAGGAATCTATTTTTCAGTTATACAATTAATTGAATACTACCAAACTTCATTTACTTATAACGACAGAGTTTAcaaatgtattttttatatatctACAGGATTCCATGGAACTCATGTAAATATAGGAATTATTTTTCTAATATCATGTCTTCTACGAATACACAAAGACCATTTCTCAAAAACCCATCATTTTCATTTTGAAGCAGCTTCATGATACTGACATTTTGttgatattatttga